In Leuconostoc kimchii IMSNU 11154, one genomic interval encodes:
- the secE gene encoding preprotein translocase subunit SecE — protein MLKYFRNVATEMKNVTWLSQDQASKETVTVITVSVIFALFLGGVDWLLQSGFSFIMN, from the coding sequence ATGTTGAAATATTTTAGAAATGTTGCTACTGAAATGAAAAATGTGACTTGGCTGTCACAAGATCAAGCTTCAAAAGAAACGGTGACGGTAATTACTGTTTCTGTTATCTTTGCACTTTTCTTAGGTGGCGTTGATTGGCTTTTGCAAAGCGGTTTTAGTTTCATCATGAATTGA
- the rpmG gene encoding 50S ribosomal protein L33: protein MASQRVSLACTVCGSRNYTLTLSKDRTERLAVKKFCPFCGKHTLHQQTK, encoded by the coding sequence ATGGCTAGTCAAAGAGTATCACTCGCGTGTACAGTTTGTGGATCACGTAACTACACATTAACATTATCAAAAGATCGTACAGAACGACTTGCAGTTAAGAAGTTTTGTCCATTCTGTGGTAAACACACATTGCACCAACAAACAAAGTAA
- the nusG gene encoding transcription termination/antitermination protein NusG, producing the protein MSENNDLPQENNEIPVHNTDDIEKSWFVVHTYSGYEHKVKANLESRTQTMRMTEQIFRILVPEQEVTTIQDGEAKTSVENDFPGYVLVEMATPQDYNMTDEAWYVVRNTPGVTGFLGSHGAGSKPNSLMPEEVDLLMKRMGMSTREVVTLDVEAGQIVKIIAGPFSGMEGTVTAVDPEKQTLEATVEVFGRETPTELDFADVDTVLDN; encoded by the coding sequence ATGTCAGAAAATAACGATTTACCACAAGAAAATAACGAGATACCAGTCCATAATACGGACGATATTGAAAAATCATGGTTTGTTGTTCATACCTATTCTGGTTATGAACACAAGGTTAAGGCTAACTTAGAATCACGTACACAAACGATGCGGATGACGGAACAAATTTTCCGTATTCTAGTGCCTGAACAAGAAGTCACCACCATTCAGGATGGTGAAGCGAAAACTTCTGTCGAAAATGACTTCCCAGGGTATGTGTTGGTTGAAATGGCCACACCTCAAGATTACAACATGACTGATGAGGCTTGGTATGTGGTTCGTAACACGCCGGGTGTTACAGGTTTCTTGGGATCGCACGGTGCTGGTTCAAAACCAAATTCACTTATGCCTGAAGAAGTTGATCTTTTAATGAAACGTATGGGGATGTCTACGCGTGAAGTTGTTACGCTAGATGTTGAAGCAGGTCAAATTGTCAAAATTATTGCAGGGCCTTTCTCGGGCATGGAGGGGACAGTGACAGCTGTTGACCCAGAAAAGCAGACATTAGAAGCAACAGTAGAAGTCTTTGGACGTGAAACACCCACAGAATTAGATTTTGCTGACGTGGATACTGTTTTAGATAATTAA
- a CDS encoding TetR/AcrR family transcriptional regulator, translating to MVTRTTSEATREKILLAATTLFLARGYAQTTTRDITKALNMTQPALYHYFGDKEALFVEVIKRVGQQIATDMQLVLAKTYEQPITQLVDMTQVIVTRHPRDVFTLIHGSFSDLSSASQRELGAVFGRDYVAPIAQFFGQEAIKLRHHIDPKIASSFYITSLAPLFSEFHAINNEQTMTERIQQLLDLILYGVAQR from the coding sequence ATGGTCACAAGAACAACAAGTGAAGCAACGCGCGAAAAAATTTTACTAGCGGCAACGACGCTTTTTTTGGCGCGAGGTTATGCGCAAACAACGACGCGGGATATAACCAAAGCGCTTAACATGACACAACCAGCTCTATATCATTATTTTGGTGATAAGGAGGCATTATTTGTTGAGGTGATTAAGCGTGTGGGTCAGCAGATTGCCACTGATATGCAATTGGTATTGGCTAAGACATATGAGCAGCCTATTACGCAGCTTGTTGATATGACACAGGTGATTGTCACTCGTCATCCGCGGGACGTCTTTACATTAATTCACGGCAGCTTTTCGGATCTATCTTCAGCAAGTCAACGTGAGTTGGGCGCTGTATTTGGGCGTGACTATGTTGCGCCCATTGCGCAATTTTTTGGTCAGGAAGCCATTAAATTACGTCATCACATTGATCCTAAAATTGCGAGTTCGTTTTATATTACTAGTTTGGCACCCTTATTCAGTGAGTTTCATGCAATTAACAATGAACAAACAATGACAGAACGAATTCAACAATTACTTGATTTGATACTTTATGGTGTCGCGCAACGTTGA